Sequence from the Acropora muricata isolate sample 2 chromosome 10, ASM3666990v1, whole genome shotgun sequence genome:
TAAGCAGGGCATTGAAGCACTTGACAGCTCATCTCAATTTAATAAAGTGACACACTATGTTGATATCTCGCAAATATTGCTGATTTAATGGTAAACTAAGGTTGTGTTTTCTTCAGCGCCAGGCGCTTATAAACTGTCGGGCATTTGCATGTAGTCATTGCTCTAATGATCTAAGAATAAAAACACACTATACTTACAAACGTTTTATTGTGAAAGGCATCAGTCTCATACAATTTAACATAACTGACATAAATCATGCCATGATTAGATTACACGTGTTCACCTTTTTAATGGCTACAGAACTCTAAATCAGCTGGCCCTATAAAATGATTGAAGGAGCTGTTCTGAAGGCCTTCATTCAATGTAGCCCAGAACTGAGGATGCTCTCTATACACTAACACCTTTGCTAGTGTATGTTATAAAGTGACACCAGCTTTCCCCTATAATGCCAAGTTGACCCTGTATTTGGAAGTAGTAATGATGTCCCCTTCTCAGTCTTGGCTTTTCATTCGCATTTTCAGCAAAGAAACTTTCATCTGTACATGCAGTTGAGGGACCTACATAAAAGTTACTGTATGGACATTTAATCTCCAGTAGTCCAAAAGGCTGACTGCAACCATGGTTAATGACCTTACCCTCTGGTGATGCTGCTAAAAATGGAGAGGCCATACTCACAACAAGGCCACttttaaaaaccaaaaattggTATACTTCTCATACTTGTTTAAGGCTACAGGTTAATAGGTTTTCCCATGTGCTGTTTGTTTTGGAAGTAAATTGCTTGGGTTAAAGCAGATTGGTTACAAAAGTGTAATGATTCCTTTTCCTTTCTACAATAGTGTGGAAATTAACCCTTATCATGCTGACATACAGATTAGAAAACAATCCCTGAAACTGACTTTTTTCAAAGTAAACATGACAACGAGACCAAACATTTGTTTATCAGTGGTTAATCATCACTTGTGCAGCAAAACCATACATCCTATATATCAAATTAAAGCTAAATAAATGCTCTGTCTAACTGTGCAATTATGAGAATTCCCTGGgtacatttttctaaaaattttgagcatacaaataaaatatttttggaaaaaacaGTTAAAATCACACTTCCAAAAAAATGATCTCACATATTtcttccaaaataaaaaaatgataagTTGAGTCATGCCACTACATCAGagtactaaaacaactattacTAGGATATCCTAGGACTTAAGAATCATTTTTGTGGATGAAAGAAAGGTATGTATCCATGACTCTGATGTCACGCATATATCTATATAATGGTAGTGCACCACTGTTAACATTGTTCAAATCAACAATAACTACATGCattatttaaaaatacttaACCTAGTAAGTATTAGGTAAAATtctttgaaaagcaaaaaaacagcAGAGTATATGAGTATATCACTAAATAATTCAAATCAATTAACAAATTAATCAGCAGTGTCATCATTATTACTATCATGCCTCTGAACATAGGCAGCAACATAGTCCTGCACGGTGTGGTAAAGTTGAAAACAGTCTTGAATGCAAAGTGCCACTTTGCAAACACTGCATTGGAAACTAGACTCCCTCCCTGGCCTCTTTCTCTTCTCTCCAACTCTTGCCAAAATCCTCTTTTGGGCAGGAAAACAAACAACGCATGACCTTGTGATGTTGGTCTTCTTCCCAGTACCCTGAATTTTTTCTGGGAAATGGCTTCCAGCTTGAAGTCGGGTTAAGCATTCTACTGACCTCCTTGGACGGCCTCTTGGAGTAGAAGAAGGAGAAATACCAGAACTACAGACAAGCTCCCTTCTAAAAACTCTCTGCAGCACCGCTGACCTTGTTCTTTCCTTGTACACGATAAAACTGTTCAATATGGACAGTGAAAACAAGTggaaaaatactgttttccaccATTTCATAGTGCGTCGCCTAAAACATGAGTATGCAACCATCTGATCACATCGATCAACAGCCCCCATATACTTGTTGTACTCATGCACAATCTCAGGCTTGGTTATTGGAAGTCCAGTACCATGATGGTTTCGTCTGATCTCCACCTCATTAATGGAGTGCACAGAGGATAGCATTTGAAAAACTTTCCTATCTTTGATCTTTACTGCCAACAAAGTTCCATTGTTCATGACAAATTTATCACCCCTATTTTTCACTTGAGCTGTTCGAAACGCATGGGGAATTCCTTTCCTATACCTGGCTGTTCCACAGGCCCCAGTGTTCAACTCGTACAAATCATTAAATAAAGTGGGTGATGTGTAATAGTTGTCAACGTACAAACAACGCCCTGCATTCAGATATGGCTGCATAAGCCTCATCACAAGATCATAGGTTTTACCCTTAGCACTAGGTGGATCTTGATTTCCACCTGTGTAGATCTCAAACTTGCAACAGTAACCATTACTAGAGTCACACAACTGATATGATTTGACACCGTATTTGTCAGGCTTGTCTGGATTGTACACTTTAAAGTGTACCTTTCCTCTAAAGGGAATCATTCCCTCATCAATACATACCTCCCTACCTGGCGTCCAGACGTTTGAAAAATTGTCGGTGACGACACTGTAGACAGCCCCAAGTTTGTTGACTGGGTTGTAGCCTGCATGACCCCGGGCAACATAATTGTCATtatcacacaagtgaaaaaatgtcaaaatgttcaaaaatttatCCCTTGACATTAACTGCGGGAAAAATGGAGTCGATAACACCTCATCCGTGGACCAGTAATCCTGGATATTCTCCTGATTCACAAGGCCCATAGCGATGATCATAGCGAGAAAAGCTTTGATGTCGCCAGCTGTCACGCCATCCTCCGGCCAAGTCTTGAATCGCGAGTTTAATGGCAAACGACCTCTTTCTCGCAGAGAAG
This genomic interval carries:
- the LOC136888068 gene encoding piggyBac transposable element-derived protein 4-like codes for the protein MAANIVFVDEATTNEVFGGEDSDGDQSTSYAVSEEGERDVSRQESDVEEENEEENWVVGSREPTALDFTADRGLNVDLPDSPSFIDYFHLLFPEHLYEYISRQTNKYARETIASLRERGRLPLNSRFKTWPEDGVTAGDIKAFLAMIIAMGLVNQENIQDYWSTDEVLSTPFFPQLMSRDKFLNILTFFHLCDNDNYVARGHAGYNPVNKLGAVYSVVTDNFSNVWTPGREVCIDEGMIPFRGKVHFKVYNPDKPDKYGVKSYQLCDSSNGYCCKFEIYTGGNQDPPSAKGKTYDLVMRLMQPYLNAGRCLYVDNYYTSPTLFNDLYELNTGACGTARYRKGIPHAFRTAQVKNRGDKFVMNNGTLLAVKIKDRKVFQMLSSVHSINEVEIRRNHHGTGLPITKPEIVHEYNKYMGAVDRCDQMVAYSCFRRRTMKWWKTVFFHLFSLSILNSFIVYKERTRSAVLQRVFRRELVCSSGISPSSTPRGRPRRSVECLTRLQAGSHFPEKIQGTGKKTNITRSCVVCFPAQKRILARVGEKRKRPGRESSFQCSVCKVALCIQDCFQLYHTVQDYVAAYVQRHDSNNDDTAD